The following proteins come from a genomic window of Gloeomargarita sp. SRBZ-1_bins_9:
- a CDS encoding histidine phosphatase family protein, which yields MGLHLYLLRHGETTFSQTGSYCGQLDPDLTPAGQQMAVEFAQAYRQVPWRAIFSSPLRRTVATAKPLAEAVGLGIELRDGLREAHYGAWEGQTPDWVKAHYLEDYIRWMTDPAWNAPTGGGETAVQVANRALPVIAEIEATYPEGHVLVVSHKATLRIILCSLLGIDLGRYRDRINVLVASVSVIRFTQYGPLLERMGDRSHLNPELRALPGT from the coding sequence ATGGGGTTACATCTCTACCTGCTGCGTCACGGGGAAACCACCTTTAGCCAGACGGGGAGCTACTGCGGCCAACTGGACCCGGACCTGACCCCTGCGGGGCAACAGATGGCGGTGGAATTTGCCCAGGCCTATCGGCAGGTGCCCTGGAGGGCCATCTTCAGCAGCCCCCTGCGGCGGACGGTGGCAACGGCCAAACCCCTGGCGGAGGCGGTAGGACTGGGGATAGAACTGCGGGACGGGCTGCGGGAGGCCCACTACGGCGCTTGGGAAGGCCAAACCCCCGACTGGGTGAAGGCCCACTACCTGGAAGACTACATCCGCTGGATGACGGACCCGGCCTGGAATGCTCCCACTGGCGGGGGAGAAACAGCAGTCCAGGTGGCCAACCGCGCCCTGCCCGTGATTGCTGAAATTGAGGCGACGTATCCCGAGGGCCATGTGCTGGTGGTTTCCCACAAGGCCACCCTGCGGATCATCCTATGCAGCCTGTTGGGGATTGACCTGGGACGTTACCGGGATCGGATCAATGTGCTGGTGGCGTCTGTGAGTGTCATCCGCTTTACCCAGTACGGCCCGCTACTGGAGCGCATGGGGGACCGCAGCCATCTTAACCCCGAACTGCGGGCGCTACCGGGAACATAG
- the gap gene encoding type I glyceraldehyde-3-phosphate dehydrogenase — MTLKIGINGFGRIGRLVFRAGIDDPNLEFVGINDLVPPDNLAYLLKYDSTHGRFRGTVEAKADGILVNGRFIPCFSCKDPAELPWTKVGVDYVVESTGLFTSYDGASKHLAAGAKRVVISAPTKDPDKVATFVVGVNDQQFNPAQHTIVSNASCTTNCLAPVAKVIHEHFGLAEGLMTTVHAFTATQPTVDGPSRKDWRGGRGATQNIIPSSTGAAKAVALVLPELKGRLTGMAFRVPTPNVSVVDLTFRTEKSTSYKEICAAMKAASEGPLQGILAYTEDEVVSSDCNGDPHSSIFDAGAGMELNPHFFKVVAWYDNEWGYSLRVLDLMRRMAQKEGLLV; from the coding sequence ATGACGTTGAAAATTGGCATCAATGGCTTTGGTCGGATTGGCCGACTGGTGTTTCGGGCCGGGATTGACGACCCCAATTTGGAATTTGTGGGCATCAACGACCTGGTGCCGCCGGATAACCTGGCCTATTTGCTCAAGTACGACTCGACTCACGGGCGTTTCCGGGGTACGGTGGAGGCCAAGGCGGACGGTATCCTGGTCAACGGCCGGTTCATTCCCTGTTTTTCCTGCAAAGACCCGGCGGAATTGCCCTGGACCAAGGTGGGGGTGGATTACGTGGTGGAGTCCACGGGCCTATTCACCAGCTACGACGGGGCCAGCAAGCACCTGGCGGCAGGAGCCAAACGGGTGGTGATTTCTGCCCCCACGAAAGACCCAGACAAGGTGGCTACGTTTGTGGTGGGAGTTAACGACCAGCAGTTCAACCCGGCCCAGCACACGATTGTGTCCAACGCCAGTTGCACCACCAACTGCTTGGCCCCCGTTGCCAAGGTGATCCACGAGCACTTTGGGTTGGCGGAGGGCTTGATGACCACTGTGCATGCCTTCACGGCGACCCAACCGACGGTGGATGGTCCCAGCAGAAAGGACTGGCGCGGCGGTCGAGGGGCCACCCAAAACATCATTCCCTCTTCGACGGGGGCGGCCAAGGCGGTGGCGCTGGTGCTGCCGGAACTGAAAGGGCGCTTGACGGGGATGGCCTTCCGGGTGCCCACGCCCAATGTTTCGGTGGTGGACTTAACGTTTCGCACGGAAAAAAGCACCAGCTACAAGGAGATTTGCGCGGCGATGAAGGCAGCCAGCGAAGGACCCCTGCAGGGCATTCTGGCCTACACGGAGGACGAGGTGGTTTCCAGCGACTGCAACGGCGACCCCCACTCCAGCATTTTTGACGCCGGTGCCGGGATGGAACTCAACCCCCACTTTTTCAAGGTGGTGGCCTGGTATGACAATGAGTGGGGCTATTCCCTGCGGGTGCTGGACCTGATGCGCCGCATGGCCCAGAAAGAAGGGCTGCTGGTTTGA
- a CDS encoding alpha/beta hydrolase — MVWSWLGRGLRIIAGVYGGLLLVLWLGQGRLMYFPSRQIVATPQDIGLAYQDLRLQTADGVTIAAWWIPAADPNAPVILFAHGNGGNISYRLPYMRIFHGLGLASLFFDYRGYGQSEGQPSEGGTYLDGEAAWRYLTQDRHIPPERIVLYGESLGGGIATYLAVHFPVAGVILGSTFTSIPDVARELFPFLPVDLLAQFQYNNLERIRQIRVPVLVIHSPQDEVIPFAHGQRLYAAANEPKDFLEIQGSHNEGFLDSLPVYEAGIRRFIEKIFYQNYWNMNSDGDTAR, encoded by the coding sequence ATGGTTTGGTCCTGGCTGGGGCGGGGTTTACGGATCATCGCCGGCGTCTATGGGGGATTATTGTTAGTACTGTGGTTGGGCCAAGGACGGTTGATGTATTTCCCCAGTCGCCAGATCGTGGCCACGCCCCAGGATATCGGCCTGGCTTATCAGGACCTGCGCCTGCAAACCGCTGATGGGGTGACGATTGCGGCCTGGTGGATTCCGGCAGCCGACCCCAACGCCCCAGTGATCCTGTTTGCCCATGGCAACGGCGGCAATATCAGCTACCGACTGCCCTACATGCGCATTTTTCACGGGCTGGGCCTGGCCAGCTTGTTTTTTGACTACCGGGGCTACGGCCAGAGCGAAGGCCAACCTAGCGAAGGGGGCACGTATCTAGATGGGGAGGCGGCCTGGCGCTATTTAACCCAGGATCGCCACATTCCTCCGGAGCGCATCGTCCTGTACGGAGAGTCCCTGGGGGGAGGCATTGCCACCTATCTGGCGGTCCATTTTCCCGTCGCCGGCGTCATTTTGGGTTCGACCTTCACCAGCATCCCCGATGTGGCCAGGGAACTTTTTCCCTTCTTACCCGTGGACCTGCTGGCCCAATTCCAGTACAACAACCTGGAGCGCATCCGCCAGATTCGCGTGCCGGTGCTGGTAATTCACAGCCCCCAGGACGAAGTCATCCCCTTTGCCCACGGCCAACGGCTCTACGCCGCCGCCAACGAACCCAAAGACTTCCTGGAAATCCAGGGCAGCCACAACGAGGGCTTTTTGGATTCCTTGCCCGTTTACGAAGCAGGTATTCGTCGGTTTATTGAGAAAATTTTTTATCAAAACTACTGGAATATGAACTCGGATGGTGATACTGCCCGCTAA
- a CDS encoding TMEM165/GDT1 family protein gives MANFMDWRVFLVVFSTVFLAELGDKTQLATVLFAAERTASKWLVFSGAALALVATSALGVLVGEGLGHLLHPKWLHTIAGVGFVVIGVLTMIKA, from the coding sequence ATGGCAAACTTCATGGATTGGCGAGTATTTCTGGTGGTATTTAGCACAGTGTTTTTGGCGGAATTGGGGGACAAGACCCAGTTGGCGACGGTGTTGTTTGCCGCAGAACGCACGGCCAGTAAATGGTTAGTTTTTAGCGGGGCGGCGTTGGCGTTGGTGGCCACATCGGCGCTGGGGGTTTTAGTCGGGGAAGGGTTGGGTCATTTACTCCATCCCAAGTGGCTGCATACCATTGCCGGTGTGGGTTTTGTGGTAATTGGCGTGCTGACGATGATCAAAGCCTAG
- a CDS encoding type 1 glutamine amidotransferase: MRFLVVKHVPEEGLGMIAPWCTAAGIAVDVVELSQGEPLPPPTDYHAIWVMGGPMNVDQEQEYPWLVAEKQWIRQAVQDYQVPYVGVCLGAQLLAEALGGRVGAMPRPEVGLTPVYLTPPATDSPWLQGVPSPLVALHWHGQEVQILPPQAQLLASSDQCRVQAFQVGDWALGLQFHLEADATTVRDWCRLPEYADDFIQAMGATGAQALVTKMDEESPRLTQVARRLFANICDQVRRRWGLGQGV, from the coding sequence ATGAGGTTTTTGGTGGTCAAGCACGTGCCGGAGGAGGGCCTGGGCATGATTGCCCCCTGGTGTACTGCAGCGGGTATTGCTGTGGATGTGGTGGAACTCAGCCAGGGGGAGCCGCTGCCGCCACCGACGGATTACCATGCAATTTGGGTGATGGGCGGCCCGATGAATGTGGACCAGGAACAGGAATATCCCTGGTTGGTTGCCGAAAAACAATGGATTCGCCAGGCGGTGCAGGACTATCAAGTGCCCTACGTGGGGGTGTGTTTGGGGGCGCAGTTGCTGGCGGAGGCCCTGGGGGGTCGGGTGGGAGCCATGCCGAGGCCGGAAGTTGGTCTCACGCCGGTGTATCTAACGCCCCCAGCAACAGACTCTCCTTGGCTACAGGGCGTGCCTTCCCCCTTGGTGGCCTTGCATTGGCACGGGCAGGAGGTGCAGATATTACCCCCCCAGGCCCAGTTGCTGGCGTCGTCGGACCAGTGCCGGGTGCAGGCGTTTCAGGTGGGGGACTGGGCGCTGGGGCTGCAATTTCACCTGGAGGCCGATGCCACCACGGTGCGGGATTGGTGCCGCTTGCCGGAGTACGCCGATGACTTTATCCAAGCCATGGGCGCGACGGGGGCGCAGGCCCTGGTGACCAAAATGGATGAGGAATCCCCCCGCCTGACCCAGGTGGCCCGCCGGTTGTTCGCCAACATTTGTGACCAGGTGCGGCGGCGCTGGGGGCTAGGGCAGGGTGTCTAG
- a CDS encoding anthranilate synthase component I: MAGTKWLWQSQPLNGRTGSQVFARLGLTEPVAALLESPPGSGGRYSLCAAGRRWVALAIPHLLPWLRQHLRTDPAVTAPAEVPFAGGWWGWLAYEAVWAWERLPPLATDPLPFPVGFWWQPDWCAVLDHQQDRLYLGAPDRDQLAGLRQRLHTLSEPVFPDLAPTGPVQWQLTPWEYQQRVHKVQAHIRAGDIFQANLSVRFGVPTAMHPWRVYQRLTRLNPSPFASYWQTPWGQVVSCSPERLVQVQGETIETRPIAGTRPRGRTPAQDAALAQELQQHPKERAEHIMLVDLERNDLGRVCQAGSVRVAELLTVERYSHVMHLVSRITGRLRPDWTMADVFQAVFPGGTITGCPKVRCMEILQALEPQPRNLFYGSCGYWDRRGRGDWNILIRTLLFPAGTGMAWGQVGAGIVSDSDPEREWRECLHKAQAQLLALGVEGHEPWQEGLK, translated from the coding sequence ATGGCGGGGACTAAGTGGCTGTGGCAATCTCAACCCCTGAACGGACGCACAGGGAGCCAGGTGTTTGCCCGACTGGGGTTGACGGAGCCGGTGGCCGCTTTGTTGGAAAGCCCGCCCGGCAGTGGGGGACGCTATTCCCTGTGTGCCGCCGGACGACGGTGGGTGGCCCTGGCTATACCGCATCTGTTGCCCTGGTTGCGCCAGCATTTGCGCACTGACCCTGCCGTCACTGCACCGGCGGAGGTGCCCTTTGCGGGGGGATGGTGGGGCTGGCTGGCCTACGAGGCGGTGTGGGCCTGGGAGCGTTTACCCCCTTTGGCAACCGACCCCTTGCCTTTTCCGGTGGGGTTTTGGTGGCAACCGGACTGGTGCGCCGTTTTAGACCACCAGCAGGACCGGCTGTACCTGGGGGCGCCCGACAGGGACCAACTAGCCGGCTTGAGGCAACGCCTGCATACCCTGTCAGAACCGGTATTTCCCGACCTGGCGCCGACCGGTCCGGTGCAGTGGCAGTTGACCCCCTGGGAATACCAGCAGCGGGTGCACAAGGTGCAGGCCCATATCCGGGCAGGGGACATTTTCCAGGCGAATTTGTCAGTGCGGTTTGGGGTGCCCACGGCTATGCATCCCTGGCGCGTCTATCAGCGGTTGACCCGGTTGAACCCATCCCCTTTTGCCAGTTACTGGCAGACGCCCTGGGGTCAGGTGGTGAGTTGTTCGCCGGAGCGTCTGGTGCAGGTGCAAGGGGAGACCATCGAAACCCGTCCCATTGCGGGTACCCGTCCCCGGGGGCGTACGCCGGCCCAAGATGCGGCCCTGGCCCAGGAGTTGCAGCAGCATCCCAAGGAGCGGGCGGAACACATCATGCTGGTGGACCTGGAACGAAACGATTTGGGCCGGGTGTGTCAGGCCGGTTCGGTGCGGGTGGCGGAACTGTTGACCGTCGAGCGCTATAGCCACGTGATGCATCTGGTGAGCCGGATTACCGGCCGGTTGCGCCCCGATTGGACGATGGCGGATGTGTTCCAGGCGGTGTTCCCAGGGGGGACGATCACCGGCTGTCCGAAGGTGCGCTGCATGGAAATTCTCCAGGCCTTGGAACCCCAGCCGCGCAATTTGTTCTACGGTTCCTGTGGGTACTGGGATCGGCGGGGACGGGGGGACTGGAATATCCTGATCCGCACGCTCCTGTTTCCGGCGGGGACGGGGATGGCCTGGGGACAGGTAGGCGCAGGTATCGTCAGCGATAGTGACCCCGAACGGGAGTGGCGCGAGTGTTTGCACAAGGCCCAGGCGCAATTGCTGGCATTGGGAGTTGAGGGTCATGAACCTTGGCAAGAGGGCCTAAAATAA
- a CDS encoding energy-coupling factor transporter transmembrane protein EcfT produces the protein MDLLRSLPLGLYLEAPQTWLHRLDARVKLGWLMALLLTPILANGVWRGVLVAILVGLTLLAGLPRRVWWKHLLGLGGFCLVLLVIVALSPDGLAVHTQPRLPPDVGTPPTSYDYVLFRWQWLTVTRRSWQLAWRLSSLFFTLVYATHLYLLTTPSEAIAAAIAWCLQPLRRWGWPVGDISLSLTLSLRFIPLVLEEVQNLVRSVQMRGIRWSKLKLRQLAQVWLLVAERLLVNLFLRAEQVATAMVARGYQPGQEPPLHWRPVVWGWRDTLALVALLGLCGARLVYGGD, from the coding sequence ATGGACCTGCTGCGCTCGTTACCTCTGGGTCTGTACCTGGAAGCGCCCCAAACCTGGCTGCACCGGCTGGACGCCCGGGTGAAGTTGGGCTGGTTGATGGCCCTGTTGCTGACGCCCATCCTGGCCAATGGAGTTTGGCGGGGGGTACTGGTGGCCATCCTGGTGGGTTTGACGCTGCTGGCGGGGTTGCCCCGGCGGGTGTGGTGGAAACATTTGTTGGGTCTGGGGGGGTTCTGCCTGGTTTTGTTGGTGATCGTTGCCCTGTCGCCGGATGGCCTGGCAGTGCATACCCAACCCCGTTTACCCCCGGATGTCGGTACACCCCCCACATCCTATGACTATGTCCTGTTTCGCTGGCAATGGTTGACGGTGACCCGGCGGTCCTGGCAGTTGGCCTGGCGCTTGAGCAGTTTGTTTTTTACCCTGGTCTATGCCACCCATCTCTACTTGCTGACGACCCCCAGTGAAGCGATCGCGGCGGCCATAGCCTGGTGTTTGCAACCGTTGCGGCGCTGGGGCTGGCCGGTGGGGGACATCAGCTTGAGCCTGACCCTGTCTCTGCGGTTTATCCCCCTGGTGTTGGAGGAGGTGCAAAACCTGGTGCGGTCGGTGCAAATGCGGGGCATTCGCTGGTCGAAGTTAAAACTGCGGCAGCTGGCGCAGGTGTGGTTGTTGGTGGCGGAGCGGTTGCTGGTGAATTTGTTTTTGCGGGCGGAACAGGTGGCGACGGCGATGGTGGCGCGCGGCTACCAACCGGGACAGGAACCCCCTTTGCACTGGCGCCCGGTGGTCTGGGGTTGGAGGGATACATTGGCCTTGGTGGCTTTGCTGGGGTTGTGCGGGGCGCGGCTGGTCTATGGCGGGGACTAA